In Harmonia axyridis chromosome 6, icHarAxyr1.1, whole genome shotgun sequence, a single window of DNA contains:
- the LOC123682243 gene encoding uncharacterized protein LOC123682243, translating into MSGVIIRRNSFPTYESVKCDLPKTSVPEYSSSEAKKTNKHSYPLPQIAIKKTKNGQIVDGLQIGLLNGCWDTSEKIPSIVAEMYGQNCNLDGKSEDSEVSNSGSDQPNENLSWLLDYKFRDLVPFPEKKTM; encoded by the exons ATGAGTGGTGTTATAATAAGAAGAAATAGTTTTCCAACTTATGAAAGTGTAAAATGCGATTTACCCAAGACGTCAGTTCCTGAATACAGCAGTTCAGAAGCTAAGAAAACTAATAAGCATTCGTATCCACTTCCACAGATAGCTATCAAAAAAACGAAGAATGGGCAGATTGTTGATGGA ctTCAAATTGGCCTACTGAATGGTTGCTGGGACACCTcagaaaaaataccaagtattgtTGCTGAGATGTATGGACAAAATTGCAATTTAGATGGTAAAAGCGAAGATAGTGAAGTTAGTAACTCTGGAAGTGATCAGCCAAATGAAAACCTTTCTTGGCTTTTAGATTACAAATTTAGAGATCTTGTTCCATTTCCTGAAAAGAAGACGATGTGA